A stretch of Lysobacter sp. K5869 DNA encodes these proteins:
- a CDS encoding diguanylate cyclase codes for MRTFASRCWASLLLLLLALLVGSAHAASLRLERLDRQGAQPDEVLAGAYDQEFRKVDGTSIVIPRPAPQWWRVVLGDLPADRALPQLVLSPPNQKRLEVWQPGERVPANRTAFGPESELLHSARALVVPLNAGLKPGDVLYLRITSPNLIASELSVEPMATVHAGDVQYAQFRASVLVALFIVALISFGYFAALREHGYAYLGITLLAQLANLMIEGGEIRVFPALAEFAMDRRTNIVINTAAVLTGIRFLMFFLQLQVQQPRVARLLNVCSALLGGLLLISVIHVTTFSAYFGNTVMLVAFGGIAVAIFRALRRRQLDAMYLLLAWAPVMVVLVAMVGGYQNWWAMPGWAIDGFPIGLAASGLGLMLGLTARLEQLRVDRDAAQRRWTYDKLTGVITRDAVEDMLRINIEKAHAAGSPLSVVFVDIDHFKSINDLYGHSAGDEALRIVALRIRNWLPTGHLVARYGGDEMLLVLIGLHQSEALVLAGALRETVSRNPLAIDGATVPLGLSMGVADLRPGDSSETLLRRADEALYRSKAEGRARVTGYGGERHIEGVGQLDL; via the coding sequence ATGCGGACCTTTGCGTCCCGATGCTGGGCCAGCCTGCTGCTCCTGCTACTGGCGCTGCTCGTCGGCAGTGCTCATGCGGCGTCGCTGCGACTAGAACGGTTGGATCGCCAGGGCGCGCAGCCGGACGAAGTGCTGGCCGGTGCCTACGATCAGGAGTTCCGCAAGGTCGACGGCACCAGCATCGTGATCCCGCGCCCGGCGCCCCAGTGGTGGCGGGTAGTCCTGGGCGACCTGCCCGCAGATCGGGCGCTACCCCAACTCGTCCTGTCGCCGCCGAATCAGAAGCGCTTGGAAGTGTGGCAGCCCGGCGAACGCGTTCCAGCGAACCGTACCGCCTTCGGCCCCGAGTCCGAGTTGCTGCACTCCGCGCGCGCGCTGGTGGTGCCGTTAAACGCGGGCCTCAAGCCCGGCGACGTGCTGTACCTGCGGATTACCTCGCCGAATTTGATCGCCTCGGAGTTGTCGGTGGAGCCGATGGCGACGGTGCATGCTGGCGATGTCCAGTACGCACAGTTCCGCGCCTCCGTACTGGTTGCCCTTTTCATTGTCGCGCTGATCTCGTTCGGCTACTTCGCCGCGTTGCGCGAGCATGGGTATGCCTATCTGGGCATCACGTTGCTGGCCCAGCTCGCCAACCTGATGATCGAAGGCGGCGAGATCCGCGTATTCCCCGCGCTGGCCGAGTTCGCGATGGACCGGCGAACCAATATCGTCATCAACACAGCGGCGGTCCTAACGGGCATTCGCTTCCTGATGTTCTTTCTGCAACTGCAGGTTCAGCAGCCCCGTGTCGCACGACTGCTGAATGTGTGCAGCGCGCTGCTGGGCGGCCTGTTGCTGATCTCGGTGATTCATGTAACGACGTTTAGTGCTTACTTCGGAAATACCGTCATGCTCGTCGCCTTCGGCGGGATCGCGGTTGCGATCTTTCGGGCGCTACGCCGCCGGCAATTGGACGCGATGTATCTGTTGCTCGCATGGGCGCCGGTCATGGTGGTTTTGGTGGCGATGGTCGGCGGCTACCAGAACTGGTGGGCGATGCCCGGTTGGGCCATCGATGGGTTCCCGATTGGCTTGGCAGCGAGCGGCTTGGGCTTGATGCTCGGCCTCACCGCGCGGCTGGAGCAGCTTCGTGTAGACCGGGATGCCGCTCAGCGCCGGTGGACCTACGACAAGCTCACCGGCGTGATCACGCGCGACGCGGTCGAGGACATGCTACGGATCAACATCGAGAAGGCGCACGCCGCCGGCTCGCCGTTGTCGGTAGTGTTTGTCGACATCGACCACTTCAAATCCATCAACGATCTGTACGGACATTCCGCGGGCGATGAAGCACTGCGCATCGTGGCGCTCCGGATACGCAACTGGCTGCCCACGGGCCATTTGGTCGCGCGCTATGGTGGCGATGAAATGCTGTTGGTGCTGATCGGACTGCATCAGTCCGAGGCGTTGGTCTTGGCGGGTGCGCTCCGCGAGACAGTCAGCCGGAATCCGCTGGCCATCGACGGGGCCACCGTGCCGCTGGGATTGTCGATGGGTGTCGCGGACCTTCGACCGGGGGACTCCTCCGAAACCCTGCTGCGGCGGGCCGACGAGGCGCTCTACCGAAGCAAAGCCGAAGGCCGGGCCAGGGTCACCGGCTACGGTGGCGAACGGCACATCGAAGGGGTCGGCCAGCTCGATCTGTGA
- a CDS encoding glycoside hydrolase family 104 protein has translation MARLIAEQAGGQNVVAFLDMIAHAEGVERFSVIGGYDVLVGGDRFTDFAHHPRIKVWLPKYRIHSTAAGRYQFLWRTWNSLQIRLKLPDFGPASQDRAAIELLRENGSLADIKKGWISSAVRKSRKTWASLPNAGYGQRELPLEALLAVYQKAGGQVA, from the coding sequence ATGGCACGTCTGATCGCTGAGCAGGCGGGTGGCCAGAATGTCGTGGCGTTCCTGGACATGATCGCGCACGCCGAGGGCGTCGAGCGGTTCAGCGTTATCGGTGGGTACGACGTGCTGGTGGGCGGTGATCGGTTCACGGACTTCGCCCACCATCCACGCATCAAGGTCTGGCTGCCGAAGTACCGGATTCACTCCACCGCCGCCGGCCGTTATCAGTTCCTGTGGCGGACCTGGAACAGCCTTCAAATCCGGCTGAAACTGCCGGACTTCGGTCCGGCGTCGCAGGACCGCGCCGCCATCGAACTGTTGCGCGAGAACGGGTCGCTGGCCGACATCAAGAAGGGCTGGATCAGCTCGGCGGTCCGAAAGTCCCGCAAGACCTGGGCGTCGCTGCCGAACGCCGGCTACGGCCAGCGGGAACTGCCGCTGGAAGCGTTGCTGGCGGTCTACCAAAAGGCAGGCGGCCAAGTCGCATGA
- a CDS encoding DUF4175 domain-containing protein yields MKLIENWRHAWRFLSVQAMSLALAVQGVWLNIPDDLRVHVPDRVATYITAGVLVLGLFGRLFQQRGADGTSDR; encoded by the coding sequence ATGAAGTTGATCGAGAACTGGCGCCATGCGTGGCGCTTTCTGAGCGTGCAGGCGATGAGCCTGGCGCTGGCGGTGCAAGGCGTCTGGCTGAACATCCCCGACGATCTGCGCGTGCATGTGCCGGATCGGGTTGCCACGTACATCACCGCAGGCGTTCTGGTGCTGGGTTTGTTTGGCCGTCTGTTCCAGCAGCGAGGCGCCGATGGCACGTCTGATCGCTGA
- a CDS encoding DUF6631 family protein: MARKVKRRAPPADDLTILEPNRTLPIGGRSVTVREIGFFESLRLHAEIAALVADLVEQTEDGNVDLGRLHRVCAAHPAATIALLAQACDQSAEWVHALPGAQGDLLLLTFWAVNADFFLQRVLAAVELRRAAPVATGPVSSPR, from the coding sequence ATGGCGCGCAAGGTAAAGCGCCGGGCTCCCCCGGCCGACGACCTGACCATCTTGGAGCCGAACCGCACGCTGCCCATCGGTGGGCGCAGCGTAACCGTGCGCGAAATTGGCTTCTTCGAAAGCCTGCGATTGCATGCCGAAATTGCGGCGCTGGTCGCCGACCTGGTCGAGCAGACGGAGGACGGCAACGTCGACCTGGGCCGTCTGCATCGGGTCTGCGCGGCACATCCGGCCGCCACGATTGCCCTGCTCGCCCAAGCCTGCGATCAGTCGGCCGAGTGGGTCCATGCACTGCCCGGTGCACAAGGCGATCTGTTGCTGCTGACGTTCTGGGCAGTCAATGCAGATTTTTTTCTGCAGCGCGTGCTGGCGGCGGTGGAACTGCGGCGGGCGGCCCCGGTAGCGACTGGCCCAGTGTCCTCGCCACGCTGA
- a CDS encoding major capsid protein, producing MSMNNPFHNPAFSVSALTAAINLLPNQYGRLDELNLFPVKPVRTRQVTIEEKNGVLSLLPTQPVGSPGTVGKRGKRTARAFVIPHIPHDDVVLPEEVVGVRAFGTETELESIAGVMADHLQTMRNKHAITLEHLRMGALKGVILDSDGTEIANLFDIFGIRPQTFDFQLGNPDTDVRKKCLDLKRYMSKALLGERMSAIHVLVSSDFFDALTGHKKVQDAYNRWQEGAALREDMRTDFRFAGIRFEEYTGEASDGDANVRKFIEPGEGHAFPLGTLDTFATYVAPADFNETVNTLGQLLYSKQAPRKFDRGTDLHTQSNPLPMCHRPALLVKLKA from the coding sequence ATGTCGATGAACAACCCGTTCCATAACCCCGCGTTCTCGGTCAGCGCCCTGACTGCGGCGATCAATCTTCTGCCGAATCAGTACGGACGCCTGGACGAACTGAACCTGTTTCCGGTCAAACCCGTTCGCACGCGGCAGGTCACCATCGAAGAGAAGAACGGCGTGCTGTCCCTGCTGCCGACGCAGCCGGTCGGTTCGCCGGGAACCGTGGGTAAGCGCGGCAAGCGCACCGCGCGAGCGTTTGTGATCCCGCATATCCCGCACGATGACGTCGTGTTGCCGGAAGAGGTCGTAGGGGTTCGCGCCTTCGGCACCGAGACCGAGCTCGAGAGCATCGCTGGCGTCATGGCCGATCACCTGCAGACCATGCGCAACAAGCACGCGATCACGCTCGAACACCTCCGCATGGGCGCCTTGAAGGGCGTGATCCTGGATTCCGACGGCACCGAGATCGCGAACCTGTTCGACATCTTCGGTATTCGCCCGCAAACGTTCGATTTCCAGCTCGGCAATCCGGACACCGATGTCCGGAAGAAGTGCCTCGACCTGAAGCGGTACATGAGCAAGGCGCTGCTGGGCGAGCGCATGAGCGCGATTCACGTGCTGGTGTCGTCGGACTTCTTCGACGCGCTCACGGGTCACAAGAAGGTTCAGGATGCCTACAACCGCTGGCAAGAAGGCGCCGCGCTCCGCGAGGACATGCGCACGGACTTCCGGTTCGCCGGCATCCGCTTCGAGGAGTACACGGGCGAGGCGAGTGATGGCGATGCGAACGTGCGCAAGTTCATCGAACCTGGCGAGGGCCACGCGTTCCCACTAGGCACTCTCGATACCTTCGCCACCTACGTGGCCCCGGCCGACTTCAACGAGACGGTGAACACCCTCGGCCAGTTGCTCTACAGCAAGCAAGCGCCGCGCAAGTTCGACCGCGGCACCGACTTGCATACGCAATCGAACCCGCTGCCGATGTGCCATCGCCCGGCGCTGCTCGTGAAGCTGAAGGCTTAA
- a CDS encoding head decoration protein, translated as MGITVYPPQSEPHNLGDLLKFEADNLYSRDRVTVAAQQALQLGHVVGRVTATGEVAALDPAATDGREQAVGVVIVPILTADAPSPDGLIVARHATVADHALVWPKAITPEQRSACIQQLRAAGVLVRQGI; from the coding sequence ATGGGCATTACCGTCTATCCGCCCCAATCCGAGCCGCACAACCTGGGCGACCTGCTCAAGTTCGAAGCCGACAACCTGTACTCGCGCGATCGGGTGACCGTGGCAGCGCAGCAAGCGTTGCAACTGGGTCATGTGGTGGGGCGCGTCACCGCGACCGGCGAAGTGGCGGCGCTCGACCCGGCCGCCACCGATGGCCGCGAGCAGGCCGTCGGCGTCGTGATCGTGCCAATCCTGACCGCCGACGCGCCAAGCCCGGACGGCCTGATCGTCGCGCGCCACGCGACCGTAGCTGACCACGCCCTGGTCTGGCCGAAAGCCATTACCCCCGAACAGCGCTCGGCCTGCATCCAGCAACTGCGGGCTGCCGGCGTGCTCGTGCGTCAAGGAATCTGA
- a CDS encoding S49 family peptidase, with protein sequence MTGLPYLAARVFNTPLLIQRVKLDVILSVLAPKFELQTVPPPQMGPPQLAPQRGDAQGIAILPIHGTLVQRTGGLDAMSGLVSYESIAARLDAALADRSVRGILLDIDSAGGEAAGVFDLADRIRAGRDQKRIWAVANDAAFSAAYALTSAAERVFVTRTAGLGSIGVIALHVDQSQRDAKQGLNYTPILAGARKNDGNPHEPLTPEARASIQTEVNRLYELFVLTVAHHRGLSVDAVRQTEAGLFFGQDAIDAGLADHLGTLGDAVQQMHTELDAAARPLSLEFPTMSNSESTASAVEFDAVRAQAHGDALAIAELCTLAGRPDLTAVFLGEGLSTADARRKLLGLRAESPEITSHLSPTAARAAASQSLDDNPLIHAVKARAARTKKER encoded by the coding sequence ATGACCGGACTGCCTTACCTGGCGGCGCGCGTGTTCAACACGCCGCTGCTGATCCAGCGCGTCAAGCTGGACGTGATTCTGAGCGTACTCGCACCTAAGTTCGAACTGCAGACGGTGCCGCCCCCGCAGATGGGCCCGCCCCAGCTCGCGCCGCAACGGGGCGACGCGCAGGGCATCGCCATCCTGCCGATCCACGGCACGCTGGTGCAACGGACCGGCGGTCTCGATGCGATGTCGGGGCTGGTCAGCTACGAGAGCATCGCGGCGCGCCTGGACGCGGCGCTGGCGGATCGGTCCGTGCGCGGGATTTTGCTGGATATCGATAGCGCGGGCGGCGAAGCCGCAGGCGTGTTCGACCTGGCCGACCGCATTCGTGCCGGCCGCGACCAAAAACGGATCTGGGCGGTCGCCAACGACGCGGCGTTCTCGGCGGCCTATGCGCTGACGAGTGCGGCCGAGCGGGTGTTTGTGACCCGTACGGCCGGCCTCGGGTCAATCGGCGTGATCGCGCTCCATGTAGATCAATCCCAACGCGACGCGAAACAGGGGCTCAACTACACGCCCATTCTGGCCGGCGCGCGCAAGAACGACGGTAACCCGCATGAGCCGTTGACACCTGAAGCCCGAGCGTCGATCCAGACCGAGGTCAACCGTCTCTACGAACTGTTTGTGCTGACGGTCGCCCATCACCGCGGTCTGTCCGTCGACGCCGTCCGCCAGACCGAGGCCGGTTTGTTCTTCGGCCAAGACGCGATCGACGCGGGGCTGGCCGATCACTTGGGCACGCTCGGCGACGCCGTGCAGCAGATGCATACCGAATTGGACGCCGCCGCGCGTCCCCTTTCCTTGGAGTTCCCCACGATGTCCAACTCCGAATCGACGGCGTCCGCCGTCGAGTTTGATGCCGTGCGCGCGCAAGCGCACGGTGACGCCCTGGCGATCGCCGAGCTGTGCACGCTCGCGGGTCGTCCCGATCTGACCGCGGTGTTCCTGGGCGAAGGCCTGAGCACCGCCGACGCTCGTCGAAAGCTGCTCGGCTTGCGTGCCGAATCGCCCGAGATCACCAGCCACCTGTCGCCGACTGCGGCGCGGGCGGCTGCTTCGCAGTCGCTGGATGACAACCCGTTGATCCACGCCGTCAAGGCGCGGGCTGCGCGCACGAAGAAGGAGCGCTGA